In Silurus meridionalis isolate SWU-2019-XX chromosome 29, ASM1480568v1, whole genome shotgun sequence, one DNA window encodes the following:
- the pard6gb gene encoding par-6 family cell polarity regulator gamma b: protein MNRSFNNKAQSLRHSDLDAVEVKSKYGAEFRRFSVNRAKPGKFDEFFKLIVDLHRIANMEVMIGYADIHGDLLPINNDDNFCKAVSTAHPLLRIFIQRQEEIDYSTFGTNTLTRKKKAVVALRNDLNRKRPQIRIGFPQDFRPVSSIIDVDIVPESHRRVRLYRHGSHKPLGFYIRDGTSVRVTAHGLEKVPGIFISRMVPGGLAEGTGLLAVNDEVLEVNGIEVTGKTLDQVTDMMIANSHNLIVTVKPANQRNNVVRASRVSGSSGQSSDSSSSSGITSMQSLPSSMPAVSSSYGHDDLDSDEESDIVIENSISRQTRHSNASLASLTSRSTQLTSASPPKPQSRPLSAVSTASFHSHASLNGTGHNSLSYRLHRDLNLHHTSYNGARESNGSLHKILSSLRTDPRNSLVLPSGGVEEDGMVITL, encoded by the exons ATGAATCGGAGTTTTAATAATAAGGCGCAAAGTTTGCGCCACTCGGATCTGGACGCAGTGGAAGTCAAGAGCAAA TATGGTGCCGAGTTTCGCAGGTTTTCAGTGAACCGAGCGAAGCCCGGCAAATTCGACGAGTTCTTTAAGCTGATCGTGGACCTCCATCGCATCGCCAACATGGAGGTGATGATCGGCTACGCAGACATCCATGGAGACCTGCTGCCCATCAACAACGATGACAACTTTTGCAAGGCTGTGTCCACTGCGCACCCGCTGCTCAGGATCTTTATCCAAAGACAAG AGGAAATTGACTacagcacctttggcaccaacaCACTAACCCGAAAGAAAAAAGCCGTGGTCGCCCTGCGCAACGACCTGAACAGGAAGCGGCCGCAAATCCGCATCGGCTTTCCTCAGGACTTCCGTCCTGTATCGTCAATCATCGACGTGGACATCGTGCCCGAGTCGCACCGGCGTGTGAGGCTGTACCGTCATGGCTCGCACAAACCTCTGGGGTTCTACATCCGAGACGGAACAAGTGTACGTGTCACGGCGCACGGCCTTGAGAAGGTCCCGGGCATCTTTATCTCGCGAATGGTCCCTGGCGGCCTGGCGGAAGGAACAGGCTTGCTTGCGGTCAACGATGAGGTTCTCGAGGTCAATGGAATCGAGGTGACGGGGAAGACCTTGGACCAGGTGACCGACATGATGATCGCCAACAGCCACAACTTGATTGTTACGGTGAAGCCGGCTAATCAGCGCAACAATGTGGTGCGTGCCAGCCGCGTGTCCGGAAGTTCGGGTCAGTCTTCGGATAGCAGCAGCAGCTCGGGCATCACCAGCATGCAGTCTCTGCCTTCGTCCATGCCCGCCGTGAGCTCCAGCTATGGGCACGACGACCTAGACAGCGATGAAGAGTCGGACATTGTCATCGAGAACAGCATCAGTCGCCAGACTCGCCATTCGAACGCCTCTCTGGCATCGCTCACGTCTCGATCCACTCAGTTGACCTCCGCCTCGCCGCCCAAACCTCAAAGCAGACCGCTCTCCGCCGTGTCCACGGCTTCCTTCCATTCTCACGCCAGCCTCAATGGAACAGGCCATAACAGCCTGAGCTACAGGCTTCACAGAGACCTGAACCTTCATCACACGTCCTACAACGGTGCCAGAGAAAGCAACGGCAGCCTCCACAAAATCCTCAGCAGCCTGAGGACGGACCCTCGGAACAGCCTGGTGCTACCCAGCGGTGGAGTAGAGGAGGATGGCATGGTCATCAcgctataa
- the bloc1s4 gene encoding biogenesis of lysosome-related organelles complex 1 subunit 4: MRKSDLLWRIIRENKRICRNWYKDTRTHVGKSVDADMEHRLGRAPVLSPLEESSEEVSRDSGIVSQSASTVSMLSEGLSNGNVSQSPSFGLNVSQSPSFAGNGSESPSFGGDVPQSPGPDGGDGNDDDDGQEDEILRQTALSYSSYIRADAGEEILCLEKSLEEMLTRVDEFVGMLDMIRNDTSQIVNISLPQIHQKSEDMRQIYRKIDKLESFVKMVAANVSAMEEQVIEAEGEARTLPGAFKKIFRTMNVSGFLNKPSSPKRAAQQHQEIPCVFRTDDFFPVQPEP, from the exons ATGCGGAAGTCTGACTTGCTCTGGAGAATCATCAGGGAAAATAAACGTATTTGCAGAAACTGGTACAaggacacacgcacacacgtggGTAAATCCGTGGATGCGGACATGGAGCATCGGTTAGGGCGGGCGCCGGTGCTGTCTCCGCTGGAGGAGTCGAGTGAAGAGGTGAGCCGAGACAGCGGGATCGTGTCCCAAAGCGCCAGCACTGTGTCCATGCTGAGTGAGGGCCTGAGCAACGGAAACGTCTCCCAGAGCCCCAGCTTCGGGCTGAACGTCTCCCAGAGCCCCAGCTTTGCCGGGAACGGCTCGGAAAGTCCCAGTTTCGGCGGTGACGTGCCTCAGAGTCCCGGGCCGGACggtggtgatggtaatgatgatgatgatggt CAGGAGGATGAGATCCTGAGACAGACTGCGCTCAGTTACTCCTCTTATATCCGAGCAGATGCAGGAGAGGAG ATTTTATGTCTGGAGAAGAGTCTAGAAGAAATGCTCACTCGAGTGGACGAGTTTGTGGGGATGCTGGATATG ATACGCAATGACACATCTCAGATTGTGAACATCAGCTTGCCCCAGATTCACCAAAAATCTGAGGACATGAGACAGATTTACCGGAAAATCGACAAGCTGGAG TCTTTCGTGAAGATGGTCGCAGCCAACGTGAGCGCCATGGAGGAGCAAGTAATCGAGGCTGAGGGCGAAGCCCGGACTCTGCCTGGAGCGTTCAAAAAGATTTTCCGAACAATGAACGTCTCTGGATTCTTAAAT AAACCGTCCAGCCCCAAACGAGCAGCACAGCAACACCAAGAGATTCCCTGCGTGTTCAGGACCGACGATTTCTTCCCCGTTCAGCCCGAACCATGA